One Coccinella septempunctata chromosome 8, icCocSept1.1, whole genome shotgun sequence genomic window carries:
- the LOC123319047 gene encoding S-phase kinase-associated protein 1-like, which translates to MDCDKENMEQQPSTSTFNNAEIGEGSKRLRNEEVVVDSEESSSKKAKNSICLLKVRTSNGKLRFLDLNIMRCSSVIRHMVDNLGVDDLGEMEIPIQVNSTVLNTIETWATHHKDDYMILETDDNPDNLPSWDSQFFNVDKEILCDILLAADYLEIKSLMKVVCKKIVSRIRGKRPCEMHFYLIRC; encoded by the exons ATGGACTGTGATAAAGAAAATATGGAACAACAACCTTCCACATCTACTTTCAATAATGCTGAAATAGGAGAAGGAAGTAAAAGATTGAGAAATGAAGAAGTAGTGGTTGATTCAGAAGAAAGTTCCAGTAAAAAAGCAAAGAATTCT atatgtCTACTGAAAGTACGCACGTCTAACGGAAAATTACGATTTTTGGACCTAAATATTATGCGATGCTCTTCTGTAATAAGACATATGGTCGACAATCTGGGCGTAGACGATTTGGGAGAAATGGAAATACCGATACAAGTTAACTCAACCGTTTTGAATACGATAGAAACTTGGGCAACGCATCATAAGGATGATTATATGATTCTCGAAACTGATGACAATCCGGATAACCTACCTAGCTGGGACAGtcaatttttcaatgttgaTAAAGAAATATTATGCGATATATTGCTAGCTGCGGATTATTTAGAAATAAAGAGCTTGATGAAGGTTGTATGCAAGAAGATCGTCAGCAGAATACGAGGTAAAAGGCCTTGTGAAATGCATTTCTATTTGATTCGATGTTAG